In Blastocatellia bacterium, a genomic segment contains:
- the infA gene encoding translation initiation factor IF-1, producing the protein MIPVDATVIEALPNATFRVKLDGNGHEVLAHLSGKMRKNYIRVLPGDRVQVELSPYDLTRGRITYRYSK; encoded by the coding sequence ATGATTCCTGTTGACGCGACCGTCATCGAGGCGCTCCCCAATGCGACATTCCGGGTGAAGCTCGATGGCAATGGTCACGAAGTTTTGGCCCATCTCTCGGGCAAAATGAGGAAGAACTACATTCGAGTCCTGCCGGGAGACCGAGTTCAAGTAGAGCTGTCACCCTACGATTTAACACGCGGACGGATCACCTACCGGTACAGCAAGTGA
- a CDS encoding Hsp20/alpha crystallin family protein produces MVKVQSIHPVEDLASVRLVRTDQWFAGVSQRRVQSDTAGFSPPANIFIGDEEMAVMVDLPGVDRESLQVKVEGRKLTIDGRRLVGPWQKARLRHIEWPYGDFSRTFLLPEDVDPTRISAELNDGILLLRVPKRRRRIPVRTGEGNHV; encoded by the coding sequence ATGGTCAAAGTTCAGAGCATTCATCCGGTCGAGGATCTCGCAAGCGTACGGCTTGTGAGGACTGATCAGTGGTTCGCCGGCGTGTCACAGCGCCGGGTGCAGTCGGATACTGCAGGATTTTCCCCTCCTGCCAATATCTTCATTGGGGACGAGGAGATGGCCGTTATGGTTGACCTTCCCGGAGTTGACCGGGAATCCCTTCAGGTTAAGGTTGAAGGGAGGAAGTTAACCATTGACGGCCGCCGTCTGGTGGGGCCATGGCAGAAGGCGCGCTTGCGTCACATTGAATGGCCGTATGGGGATTTTTCTCGGACCTTTCTGCTTCCCGAAGATGTTGATCCCACCCGGATCAGCGCGGAGCTGAACGATGGCATTTTGCTTTTGCGGGTGCCCAAGCGACGCCGTCGTATTCCGGTTCGGACTGGGGAGGGGAATCATGTATAA
- a CDS encoding amidohydrolase family protein, with amino-acid sequence MKNTSRCRSITGLVACLILGVTSSRLPDQQAQQQPVLVLTHANIIDGESREPIRDATIIIRQGRIEQIATRTVEIPPSATIIDLKGRWVLPGFIDAHVHIGTMAAARTALRSGVTTARSLGVSHFVDVGLRELHRAGVADLPDIIASGYHVRPRPADEFFLDLPTLNDLMSGVTGPVNVRRMVRALIERGADTIKIMATERAGLPETDPRKRVYSEEELVAAVEEARRLGRTVAAHAHGDEGARAAVRAGVRTIEHGTYLSTETLALMKERGTCLVPTIATVVDLTDPGGDYDNPLLAIRGRAMLPRVRETTARAWKMGVRVIAGTDTGYGPASIRRMPHEVIELVAIGMPPLEAIRAATSVAAACLGIDQRTGTIRPGLEADLVVVDADPLADITALQDILVVINDGVLVLNRLAG; translated from the coding sequence ATGAAAAATACCAGTCGATGTAGAAGCATCACTGGACTCGTAGCCTGTCTCATCCTCGGGGTGACGAGTTCTCGGTTGCCGGACCAGCAGGCGCAACAGCAACCGGTCCTCGTTCTCACCCACGCCAACATCATTGATGGGGAGTCCCGCGAGCCAATTCGTGACGCGACGATCATCATTCGTCAGGGGCGAATCGAACAAATCGCGACCCGGACCGTCGAGATCCCTCCCTCGGCGACAATCATTGATCTCAAGGGACGATGGGTGCTACCCGGTTTCATTGATGCTCATGTGCATATCGGGACGATGGCGGCAGCGCGAACAGCTCTGCGGTCGGGAGTGACGACGGCGCGATCGCTTGGAGTGAGCCATTTTGTGGATGTCGGATTGCGTGAGCTTCATCGAGCCGGCGTCGCAGATCTTCCCGACATTATTGCTTCCGGATACCATGTTCGACCCCGACCGGCAGATGAGTTCTTCCTTGACCTCCCCACTCTGAATGACCTGATGTCGGGCGTCACCGGACCAGTGAACGTGCGCCGTATGGTTCGCGCGTTGATTGAGCGGGGAGCGGACACCATCAAGATCATGGCCACAGAACGAGCGGGATTGCCGGAGACGGATCCGAGAAAGCGCGTCTATTCAGAAGAAGAACTCGTTGCTGCTGTGGAAGAGGCGCGGCGACTCGGTCGGACTGTCGCGGCACATGCTCATGGCGATGAGGGGGCGCGGGCGGCTGTTCGCGCCGGCGTGCGAACAATCGAACATGGAACCTATCTCAGCACAGAAACGCTGGCTCTGATGAAGGAGCGAGGAACCTGCCTCGTTCCGACAATCGCAACGGTCGTTGACCTGACCGATCCCGGGGGCGATTATGACAATCCCCTGCTGGCCATTCGCGGACGGGCTATGCTGCCTCGCGTGCGCGAGACGACGGCGCGTGCCTGGAAAATGGGAGTGAGAGTCATCGCCGGGACCGACACCGGCTACGGTCCTGCCTCCATTCGACGGATGCCTCATGAGGTGATTGAACTCGTTGCTATCGGAATGCCGCCCCTTGAAGCCATACGAGCGGCAACATCGGTTGCCGCCGCCTGTCTGGGAATAGACCAGCGCACCGGAACCATCCGACCTGGACTCGAAGCCGATCTCGTCGTCGTTGATGCCGATCCGCTGGCTGATATTACAGCTCTTCAAGATATTCTCGTGGTGATTAATGATGGAGTGCTCGTTCTCAACCGCCTCGCGGGGTAA
- a CDS encoding Sir2 family NAD-dependent protein deacetylase, with protein MTITRAIELIRQSSRTAALTGAGVSTDAGIPDFRSPTGLWSDPQAMARLSAWGFRLFPKKFYETALTLLPSLLAARPTETHRLLVRLEQAGKLRWIITQNIDGLHQAAGSTSVIELHGTYRQCRCTRCGQSIGLAEVLARGNPKDLPPRCGCGGILKPDLVLFGDPLPGEVLARALEVVAQCDLLMVLGSSLVVYPAAELPRRAREAGAKIIIVNREPTPYDDIADVVLHIELSEFCTALAAQWDLITGE; from the coding sequence ATGACGATCACTCGTGCCATCGAACTGATCCGGCAGTCATCCCGGACGGCAGCTCTGACCGGAGCGGGCGTGAGTACCGATGCCGGTATTCCCGACTTCCGGAGCCCGACGGGATTATGGAGTGATCCCCAGGCGATGGCGCGTCTGAGCGCCTGGGGATTTCGGTTGTTCCCCAAAAAGTTCTACGAAACAGCCCTCACGCTTCTTCCCTCATTGCTAGCGGCCCGTCCGACGGAGACGCATCGGCTTCTCGTTCGCCTGGAACAGGCGGGGAAACTCCGGTGGATCATCACGCAAAACATTGACGGGCTTCACCAGGCGGCCGGTTCCACTTCCGTCATTGAGCTTCATGGAACCTATCGGCAGTGCCGGTGCACGCGTTGCGGGCAGAGCATCGGTCTGGCTGAGGTGCTGGCTCGGGGAAACCCGAAAGATCTTCCGCCACGGTGTGGCTGTGGCGGCATCCTCAAACCCGACCTCGTGCTGTTTGGCGATCCGCTCCCAGGAGAGGTCTTGGCTCGCGCTCTCGAGGTCGTCGCACAATGTGATCTTTTAATGGTTCTGGGCTCGTCGTTGGTTGTCTATCCAGCAGCGGAACTTCCCCGCCGGGCGCGAGAGGCAGGTGCCAAAATTATCATCGTCAACCGCGAGCCCACACCTTACGATGACATCGCCGACGTGGTCCTTCACATCGAGCTTAGCGAATTTTGCACAGCCCTCGCCGCCCAGTGGGACCTCATCACAGGGGAATGA
- the clpB gene encoding ATP-dependent chaperone ClpB: MDINRMTEKLQDGIRAAQAIAARYSHQHIDVEHLLLALLQQEGGLAPTILQRAGVDPAQVITRLEQELARWPKVSGPAAGPDQVYLTGRLNRLFVAAEDEAKKFRDEYISVEHVLLAMVEEGRATAAGRILAEAGLTRDRLMKALLQIRGTQRVTSPTPEATYQALERYGRDLTQLAGQGKLDPVIGRDEEIRRVMQVLSRRTKNNPVLIGEPGVGKTAIVEGLAQRIIRGDVPEGLKHKRVVQLDMGALIAGAKYRGEFEERLKAVLREVQESQGEIILFIDELHTVVGAGRAEGATMDAGNLLKPMLARGELRCIGATTLDEYRKYIEKDAALERRFQPILVGEPSVEDTISILRGLKERYEVHHGVRIKDSALVAAAVLSNRYISDRFLPDKAIDLVDEAAARLRTEIDSMPSELDEILRRIMQLEIEREGLKRETDAASRERLRKLEEELAELRVQADGLKTQWEQEKKIIADLRQLREQVEETKILIEQAERAYDLNRAAELKYGRLVELERKIRESEKALTELVEQRGGTRLLKEEVDEEDIAEVVSRWTGIPVSKLLEGEIQKLLRLEEELHRRIVGQDEAVSAVAEAVRRARAGLKDPNRPIGSFIFLGPTGVGKTELARALAESLFDDERALIRIDMSEYMEKHSVARLIGAPPGYVGYEEGGQLTEAVRRRPYSVVLFDEIEKAHWDVFNLLLQILDDGRLTDSHGRTVDFKNTIIIMTSNIGSNLILEYRGAASGDRYERMKETVLAELRRTFRPEFLNRVDEIVVFHALTEDHLKEIVEIQLRRLQQRLSDRQIALHVTDAAREWLARVGYDPVFGARPLKRVIQRELENPLAKLVLQGEVRDNSRVTVDYDGGRLVFSTERAAAPVASE; encoded by the coding sequence ATGGACATCAACCGAATGACGGAAAAGCTTCAGGATGGAATTCGTGCGGCTCAAGCGATCGCCGCTCGCTATAGCCATCAGCACATTGACGTGGAGCATCTGTTGCTCGCGTTGCTGCAGCAGGAAGGTGGTCTGGCTCCCACGATCCTGCAACGGGCGGGCGTTGATCCGGCTCAGGTGATCACCCGGTTGGAGCAGGAACTGGCCCGCTGGCCGAAAGTGAGCGGACCGGCCGCCGGACCGGATCAGGTTTATCTCACGGGGCGACTCAATCGGTTGTTTGTGGCGGCCGAGGATGAGGCGAAGAAGTTCCGCGACGAGTACATCAGCGTCGAGCATGTTCTCCTCGCCATGGTGGAGGAGGGGCGAGCGACAGCGGCGGGCCGTATTCTCGCTGAGGCGGGTCTGACGCGCGATCGTTTGATGAAAGCCCTGCTGCAAATTCGCGGGACGCAGCGCGTCACCAGTCCCACGCCCGAAGCGACCTATCAGGCGCTCGAACGCTACGGGCGCGATCTCACGCAGTTAGCCGGTCAGGGGAAGCTCGATCCTGTCATCGGACGGGACGAGGAGATTCGTCGGGTGATGCAGGTTCTCTCCCGCCGGACGAAAAACAATCCCGTCCTCATCGGTGAGCCCGGCGTGGGGAAAACGGCGATTGTTGAAGGACTGGCTCAGCGCATCATTCGAGGCGATGTCCCCGAAGGGCTCAAACACAAGCGGGTCGTCCAGCTCGACATGGGCGCATTGATCGCCGGGGCCAAGTATCGCGGCGAATTTGAGGAACGGCTCAAGGCGGTTTTGCGCGAGGTTCAGGAGTCGCAGGGAGAGATCATCCTGTTCATTGACGAGTTGCACACGGTCGTCGGAGCCGGTCGGGCGGAAGGAGCCACGATGGATGCGGGAAATCTCCTCAAGCCCATGCTGGCGCGCGGCGAGCTGCGGTGCATCGGCGCGACCACTCTGGACGAGTACCGCAAGTACATCGAGAAGGATGCCGCGCTAGAGCGACGCTTCCAACCCATCCTCGTGGGGGAGCCGAGCGTTGAAGATACGATCTCGATCCTTCGCGGCCTGAAGGAACGCTACGAGGTGCATCATGGCGTGCGGATCAAGGATTCCGCTCTGGTCGCGGCCGCCGTCCTGAGCAACCGCTATATCTCCGATCGTTTTCTCCCGGATAAAGCCATTGATCTGGTGGATGAAGCGGCCGCGCGGCTGCGTACGGAAATTGACTCGATGCCGTCGGAGCTGGACGAGATCCTCCGGCGCATCATGCAACTGGAAATCGAGCGCGAGGGATTGAAGCGGGAGACGGATGCCGCTTCGCGGGAACGGTTGCGCAAGCTCGAAGAAGAGCTGGCCGAATTGCGCGTCCAGGCCGATGGGCTCAAAACTCAATGGGAGCAGGAGAAGAAAATCATCGCCGATCTTCGCCAGCTCCGTGAGCAGGTCGAGGAGACGAAGATCCTCATCGAACAAGCGGAGCGGGCGTATGATCTGAATCGGGCGGCCGAATTGAAGTACGGACGACTCGTCGAGCTGGAGAGGAAGATTCGAGAGAGCGAGAAAGCCCTCACCGAGCTGGTCGAGCAGCGCGGGGGAACGCGATTACTCAAGGAAGAAGTGGATGAGGAAGACATCGCCGAGGTCGTCAGTCGCTGGACGGGCATCCCGGTGAGCAAGCTCCTCGAAGGGGAGATTCAAAAGTTGCTCCGCCTGGAGGAGGAACTGCATCGCCGGATCGTCGGCCAGGACGAAGCCGTGAGCGCCGTGGCCGAGGCCGTGCGTCGGGCGCGCGCCGGATTGAAAGATCCCAATCGGCCCATCGGCAGTTTCATTTTCCTCGGTCCCACCGGCGTGGGGAAAACGGAGCTGGCCCGCGCGCTGGCCGAGTCGCTCTTCGATGATGAACGGGCGCTCATTCGCATTGACATGTCCGAGTACATGGAGAAGCATTCGGTCGCTCGCCTGATCGGAGCGCCGCCCGGCTACGTCGGCTACGAGGAGGGCGGGCAATTGACCGAAGCGGTTCGACGGCGTCCCTATTCGGTCGTCCTCTTTGACGAGATCGAGAAGGCCCACTGGGATGTCTTCAATCTGCTCTTGCAAATTCTCGACGATGGGCGGCTGACCGACAGTCACGGTCGCACGGTTGATTTCAAGAACACCATCATCATCATGACCTCCAACATCGGCAGCAATCTCATCCTCGAATATCGTGGCGCCGCCAGCGGCGATCGGTACGAGCGGATGAAGGAGACGGTTCTGGCGGAACTTCGGCGAACCTTCCGGCCCGAGTTCCTCAACCGGGTGGACGAGATCGTCGTCTTTCATGCGTTGACCGAGGACCATCTCAAAGAGATCGTCGAGATTCAGCTTCGCCGGTTGCAGCAGCGGCTGAGTGACCGGCAGATCGCGCTCCACGTGACCGATGCCGCCCGGGAGTGGCTGGCGCGCGTCGGGTACGATCCGGTCTTCGGGGCCCGTCCGCTCAAGCGGGTCATTCAACGCGAGCTGGAGAATCCTCTGGCCAAGCTGGTCTTGCAGGGAGAGGTGCGCGATAATTCCCGTGTCACGGTGGATTATGACGGCGGAAGATTGGTCTTTTCGACTGAGCGGGCCGCCGCTCCGGTCGCCAGCGAATAG
- a CDS encoding DNA-directed RNA polymerase subunit omega, protein MADTREQLVEEAIAKMDSRYLICTLVSKRAKQLVRHQDAPGVSWAINQAFKELIHDRIPYERPASEKPVSRKSRSTRGAT, encoded by the coding sequence ATGGCTGACACGAGAGAACAGCTCGTCGAGGAGGCTATTGCGAAAATGGACAGCCGCTATTTAATCTGCACGCTCGTTTCCAAGCGAGCGAAGCAGTTGGTGCGGCACCAGGATGCTCCGGGAGTTTCCTGGGCGATAAATCAAGCCTTCAAGGAACTCATTCACGACAGAATTCCCTATGAGAGGCCCGCGAGTGAGAAGCCGGTGAGCCGGAAGTCGCGTTCGACGCGAGGGGCGACGTGA
- a CDS encoding DegQ family serine endoprotease, translating into METMNVKPDASLQPTAAEFDRSTVASSRRGWSPGWWLRDRRVRLGAGVTLLLLIGAVMGSILTAWTSWAPFPRNDSRVPIYLASGAPVASGSSMGNVSLTEGLGPVVRAVRDSVVSIETKSRVRSQGIDFFFDDPFFRRFFGTPRQPREYTQEGLGSGVIVSPDGYILTNNHVVEGATEVTVRLADQRVFKARVVGTDPQSDVAVLKIDAQKLPAITLGDSSRVQVGDFVIAIGNPFRRELQQTVTFGIISATGRGNLGIAEYGDFIQTDAAINPGNSGGALVNMRGELIGINTAIFTRGIQANAGVGFAIPINMAREVMDRILKYGKVVRGYLGVEIQNLTEGMVEQFELKDRRGALVGNVVPDGPADRAGIRNGDVIIEFNGQRVNDADHLKNMVGLTPPGTRVTLTLIRNGREQKVTVELGERPAERVSRMPESNDSGNTLSGIAVDELTPSLRNRFDIPRSITGVIISDIDPDSPAAEVGLQPGDVIIEVNRQPVTSVEAFRQAVSRVGRRRALLRVYFSRSGSTGYVDIAPRG; encoded by the coding sequence ATGGAAACGATGAATGTCAAACCCGACGCTTCGCTACAACCGACTGCGGCCGAGTTCGACCGGTCCACGGTTGCCTCGAGTCGCCGGGGGTGGTCCCCCGGATGGTGGCTGAGAGATCGGCGCGTGCGCCTGGGGGCGGGAGTCACTCTCCTGCTTCTCATTGGTGCGGTGATGGGCTCGATCCTCACGGCGTGGACGTCCTGGGCGCCATTTCCTCGCAACGATTCCCGCGTGCCCATTTATCTCGCCAGCGGTGCGCCCGTGGCCTCCGGCTCCAGTATGGGCAACGTATCGCTCACCGAAGGTCTCGGCCCGGTCGTCCGGGCTGTGCGCGACTCCGTCGTCAGCATCGAGACCAAGTCAAGGGTGCGATCTCAAGGGATTGATTTCTTTTTCGACGATCCCTTCTTCCGCCGATTTTTCGGCACTCCCCGTCAACCCCGCGAATATACGCAGGAAGGGCTCGGATCGGGCGTGATCGTGAGTCCGGATGGCTACATTCTGACCAACAATCACGTGGTCGAGGGAGCGACAGAGGTCACCGTGCGGCTGGCCGATCAGCGTGTTTTCAAAGCGCGCGTCGTCGGAACGGATCCTCAAAGTGATGTCGCTGTGCTGAAGATTGACGCCCAGAAGCTTCCGGCCATCACCCTGGGTGATTCGTCGCGGGTGCAGGTGGGCGATTTCGTCATCGCCATCGGGAATCCGTTTCGGCGGGAGTTACAGCAAACGGTCACCTTTGGCATCATTAGCGCGACCGGTCGCGGAAACCTGGGAATTGCCGAGTATGGCGATTTCATTCAGACGGACGCGGCGATCAATCCGGGGAATTCCGGTGGCGCTCTGGTCAACATGCGGGGCGAGTTGATCGGCATTAACACGGCCATCTTCACGCGCGGCATACAGGCCAATGCCGGCGTCGGGTTCGCCATTCCCATCAATATGGCCCGCGAGGTGATGGACCGCATTCTCAAGTATGGCAAGGTCGTTCGCGGGTATCTCGGAGTGGAGATCCAGAACCTGACCGAAGGGATGGTCGAGCAATTCGAGTTGAAGGATCGCCGGGGAGCACTCGTGGGAAATGTCGTGCCGGATGGACCGGCCGATCGCGCGGGAATCCGCAACGGCGATGTCATCATTGAGTTCAACGGACAGCGCGTCAACGACGCCGATCACCTGAAAAACATGGTGGGATTGACGCCGCCGGGAACGCGGGTGACGCTCACGCTCATCCGTAACGGGCGCGAACAAAAAGTGACGGTGGAGCTTGGTGAGCGACCGGCGGAGCGGGTGAGCCGCATGCCGGAATCCAATGACAGCGGGAATACGCTCAGTGGAATCGCCGTGGATGAGCTGACGCCCTCGCTGCGCAATCGCTTTGATATTCCTCGAAGCATCACCGGTGTGATCATCAGCGATATTGACCCGGACAGCCCCGCGGCCGAAGTCGGATTGCAACCCGGCGACGTGATCATTGAAGTGAATCGGCAGCCGGTGACATCGGTGGAAGCGTTTCGTCAGGCTGTCTCGCGGGTCGGGCGACGGCGGGCCCTGCTGCGCGTCTACTTCTCGCGCTCAGGCAGCACTGGCTATGTGGACATCGCCCCGCGCGGTTGA
- a CDS encoding helix-turn-helix transcriptional regulator has protein sequence MRGVSKKRKEKGYTISAVAEAYGIHPQTLRLYERHGLLKPSRSKGNTRYYSEADLRSLELILTLTRDLGVNLAGVEVILNMRRKMDALQKEVQRFIEYLRAEVGERLANQAAAKFALVPLGQTPIVTIEEDRSAIFEGDATLVEEDNHTSKGGEILLAKKT, from the coding sequence ATGCGGGGCGTGAGCAAAAAGCGAAAAGAAAAAGGATACACCATTAGCGCCGTGGCCGAAGCCTATGGGATTCACCCTCAAACTCTTCGGCTCTACGAACGCCATGGCTTGCTCAAGCCGTCCCGCTCCAAAGGGAATACCCGCTACTATTCGGAAGCCGACCTTCGCTCCCTGGAGCTGATCCTGACGTTGACCCGAGATCTGGGCGTCAATCTCGCGGGTGTGGAAGTGATTCTCAACATGCGGCGGAAGATGGATGCCTTACAGAAGGAAGTGCAGCGATTCATCGAGTACTTACGGGCGGAGGTTGGAGAACGATTGGCCAATCAGGCAGCCGCCAAGTTTGCGCTTGTCCCCCTGGGACAGACGCCGATAGTCACGATCGAGGAGGACCGGTCGGCGATCTTCGAGGGAGATGCGACCCTAGTAGAGGAAGACAATCATACATCGAAAGGAGGTGAGATCTTATTAGCAAAGAAGACATGA
- the dnaK gene encoding molecular chaperone DnaK: MAKAIGIDLGTTNSVVAIMEGGKPTVIVNSEGGRTTPSVVAFTKTGERLVGQLAKRQAILNPENTLYSVKRFIGRRYTEVTSEIRNVPYKVVPGPNDAVRFEVMGKLYAPEEISAMVLRKLADEASRYLGEKVTDAVITVPAYFNDAQRSATRDAGKIAGLNVLRIINEPTAAALAYGLDKKKNETILVFDLGGGTFDVSILEVGDGVFEVKATSGDTHLGGDDFDKRIVDWMAEEFLREHGIDLRKDRQALQRLTEAAEKAKIELSSVMETTISLPFITADAYGPKHLEMKLTRSKFEQLTADLVERCVGPVKQALADAKLSENQIDEVILVGGATRMPAVQQLVRRLLGKEPNQSVNPDEVVAVGAAIQAGVLAGEVKEVLLLDVTPLSLGVETLGGVMTRIIERNTTIPVRRTEIFTTAEDNQTAVDIHVLQGEREMARDNRTLGRFRLEGIAPAPRGIPQIEVTFDIDANGILNVTARDKATGREQKITITGSTQLSKEEIERMIRDAQMYAEEDKRKRELVEARNQADSLAYQVERTLRDLGDKVPVHERARAEDLISQIRQAIKEEAGIERIRQLTSDLQQVAHAIAAAAYSQATSAGAGASGSSGSSTSSDDVIDAEFKPSN, from the coding sequence ATGGCGAAGGCAATTGGCATTGATCTAGGAACGACAAACTCCGTGGTGGCGATCATGGAGGGAGGAAAACCGACCGTGATCGTCAACAGCGAGGGGGGGCGGACGACGCCATCGGTCGTCGCCTTCACCAAGACGGGCGAGCGGTTGGTCGGGCAACTCGCCAAGCGTCAGGCGATCTTGAACCCGGAGAACACCCTCTATTCGGTGAAACGGTTCATCGGGCGACGCTACACCGAGGTCACCAGCGAGATTCGGAACGTCCCCTACAAGGTCGTTCCCGGGCCGAACGATGCTGTTCGGTTTGAGGTGATGGGCAAGCTCTACGCCCCCGAGGAGATTTCCGCCATGGTCTTGCGGAAACTGGCCGATGAGGCGTCGCGCTACCTCGGCGAGAAGGTCACCGATGCCGTCATCACCGTGCCGGCCTATTTCAATGATGCCCAGCGCTCAGCCACGCGCGATGCGGGCAAGATCGCTGGTCTGAATGTGCTGCGAATCATCAACGAACCGACGGCCGCGGCATTGGCCTATGGACTGGACAAGAAGAAGAACGAGACGATCCTCGTCTTCGATCTGGGAGGCGGAACCTTCGATGTCTCCATCCTGGAGGTGGGAGATGGGGTGTTCGAGGTGAAGGCCACCAGCGGCGATACGCATCTTGGCGGGGACGATTTTGACAAGCGGATCGTTGACTGGATGGCCGAAGAATTTTTGCGCGAGCACGGCATTGATCTGCGCAAGGATCGCCAGGCGCTGCAGCGGCTGACCGAAGCGGCGGAGAAAGCGAAGATCGAGCTGTCGTCGGTGATGGAGACGACCATCAGTCTTCCCTTCATCACGGCCGATGCGTACGGACCGAAGCACCTGGAGATGAAGCTGACGCGCTCGAAATTCGAACAGCTCACGGCCGATCTCGTCGAGCGATGCGTGGGACCGGTCAAGCAAGCCCTGGCCGATGCGAAATTGTCCGAGAATCAGATTGACGAGGTGATCCTCGTCGGAGGAGCGACCCGCATGCCCGCCGTCCAGCAACTCGTCCGTCGGCTGCTGGGCAAGGAGCCGAATCAATCGGTCAATCCCGATGAGGTGGTCGCTGTTGGCGCAGCGATTCAGGCGGGCGTCCTGGCCGGAGAGGTGAAGGAAGTCTTGCTGCTCGACGTGACGCCGCTCAGTCTCGGCGTTGAGACCCTCGGTGGTGTGATGACCCGCATCATCGAGCGGAACACGACGATTCCCGTCCGTCGCACGGAGATCTTCACCACTGCTGAGGACAATCAAACGGCCGTGGACATCCACGTTCTTCAGGGAGAGCGCGAGATGGCTCGGGACAATCGCACGCTCGGTCGGTTCCGGCTGGAGGGAATCGCTCCGGCTCCTCGCGGCATCCCTCAGATCGAGGTGACTTTCGACATTGATGCCAACGGAATTCTCAATGTGACCGCGCGGGATAAAGCGACGGGTCGGGAGCAAAAGATCACCATCACCGGCTCGACCCAGCTCTCCAAGGAAGAGATCGAGCGCATGATCCGGGACGCTCAGATGTATGCCGAAGAGGACAAGAGGAAGCGCGAGCTGGTCGAGGCGCGCAATCAAGCCGACAGTCTGGCCTATCAGGTCGAGCGGACTTTGCGCGACCTGGGCGACAAGGTTCCGGTTCACGAACGCGCTCGCGCCGAAGATCTCATCAGCCAGATTCGTCAGGCCATCAAAGAGGAGGCGGGAATTGAGCGAATTCGTCAACTGACGTCCGACCTCCAGCAGGTCGCTCATGCGATTGCAGCGGCTGCCTATAGTCAAGCGACATCGGCAGGTGCGGGAGCTTCGGGATCGTCCGGTTCCAGCACATCGTCCGATGATGTCATTGATGCCGAATTTAAGCCGAGCAACTGA
- a CDS encoding J domain-containing protein produces the protein MAVTYKDYYQILGVPRTASQEEIKAAYRRLARKYHPDVNPGDKAAEEKFKEINEAYEVLGDPKKRELYDRLGPNWKAGSEFTPPPGWERIRLDFGDFDFFTGMPGGFSDFFETLFGGLRGRPAGRHAGPSTTTRWGSRAADVEMEIELSLEEAHRGTTRRLTLPTGKSLEVKIPAGVRDGSVIRLAGQGGQAGGMAGDLYLRVKLQPHPIFKVSGDDLYTEVPVTPWEAVLGAKILVPTLDGMAEVSLPPGAQTGQKLRLRGQGLTRRRGGRGDQYVEVKIVVPPRPTAAERKLFEQLARESKFNPRSNGVK, from the coding sequence ATGGCCGTCACCTACAAAGACTACTATCAAATCCTCGGCGTGCCACGGACAGCCAGCCAGGAAGAGATCAAAGCGGCTTACCGTCGGCTCGCGCGGAAGTACCATCCGGACGTTAACCCCGGTGACAAGGCGGCGGAGGAGAAGTTCAAGGAGATCAACGAAGCCTACGAGGTCCTCGGCGATCCGAAAAAGCGGGAGCTTTATGATCGCCTCGGCCCCAACTGGAAAGCGGGCAGCGAGTTCACGCCTCCGCCGGGGTGGGAGCGGATTCGCCTCGATTTTGGCGATTTCGATTTCTTCACCGGTATGCCCGGCGGCTTCAGCGATTTCTTTGAGACGCTCTTTGGTGGGTTGCGAGGTCGCCCGGCAGGACGCCACGCGGGGCCGTCAACAACAACGCGCTGGGGAAGTCGCGCTGCTGACGTGGAGATGGAGATTGAACTCTCGCTCGAAGAAGCTCATCGGGGAACGACGCGACGCTTAACGCTCCCGACGGGAAAGTCGCTGGAAGTGAAGATTCCGGCGGGCGTCCGCGATGGTTCTGTCATCCGGCTTGCCGGCCAGGGCGGACAGGCCGGAGGTATGGCGGGCGATCTTTATCTCCGGGTGAAACTCCAGCCGCATCCCATCTTCAAAGTCTCCGGCGATGATCTGTACACGGAGGTGCCGGTGACGCCCTGGGAGGCTGTCCTGGGAGCGAAAATTCTCGTGCCGACGCTCGATGGAATGGCGGAGGTAAGTCTGCCTCCGGGAGCGCAAACGGGGCAAAAGCTCCGGCTGCGCGGTCAGGGTCTGACGCGTCGTCGGGGAGGCCGGGGGGACCAATACGTCGAAGTGAAGATCGTCGTCCCGCCGCGTCCAACGGCCGCCGAACGGAAACTCTTCGAGCAGTTGGCTCGGGAATCGAAGTTCAATCCGCGATCAAATGGGGTGAAGTAA